From the Clostridia bacterium genome, the window TTGGTAGCCGACCCTGATCTCCGCTCCCGCCCCGCCCTTTTGGCTTACCTGCAAGTGCTCCAAGAGGAGGGCTTTCCCTATCGGCTGTTATCGCCAGCCGATCTGGACCATGATAAGCTAACGCCCAATTGCCAGGCCTTAATCATTGCCGAAGAGGGGATAGAAGACTTTTCTGCTATTACTCCGCTAGCCCTAAACCAGCTAACAAAGTGGCTTGAGCAAGGCGGCAAACTCTTGGTGGTAGGCGGGACCAAAATAGCCGAGGCTAAAGAGCTCTTGGCTTTATGTGGCCTCAAAGCTACTTCCTCGACGCCATTTTTGGGGCCCTGGATTATTCCTGCCGACTCGCCTTTAAGGTCCCAGTTTGACTTCGGGCTCTACCATGGCGATCGGCTGCGCACGGTGGGATACCCGGACGACCAAACCTATCATACGCCCTTAGCAATGCTTGAAACCTCGCCACCCCAGGTCCTGGCTTGGACCGAAGCCCCTTCAACTCCACTGGTTACCCTCCGCCCTTGCCCAGCCGGCCAACTCGGCAGCGCCAGCCCTGCCCAAGGCAAAGCCATGCTGGTAAACGCACCTTTAGGCGCCCTCAAGGCTACCGCCAACAGCGATTACTTGATCCGGGTTCCGCTCAAATTCTTTCTCATTCAGGTGGCCAGGGTACCACACCTGGTAGCCGCTCCCGGCGGCGTGGGTGGGCTGGTCTTGAACTTCCATATCTGCACCTGGAGCTCAATGCGGGCGCTCAAAAAGCTGATATCTGAGCAAGCCCTGGCCGGTGTCCAAGGGCTACCCTTAACCATTTCCGTGACCGCTGGCCCCGATAGTCTGCTGGTAGGGGATCATTTGGGGGTAGATGCCAAGGGACGAGGGCGCCCCTACCTCGAGGAGGTCGCGGCCTACGGCTCGCTGGGCTGTCAAGGAGGCTGGATGCATAGCTTCTGGGGCCTCTTCTTGCCCAAGCTCTCTTCCCCAGTAAAAAGGAAGCTGATCGACCTCAACTTTACTACCATGGAAAAGCTGCGCGGAGGCCCGGTCACCGAATACGCTGCCCCCTACGGAGCCCACGACGCCGAGGTCAACGATTACTTAGCCAGCTGGGGGGTCAAAGGGGCTGCCTTCCCAGCTGCCTTCAACTCCCCACCCACCCACTGCTGGTCAAAAGGAAAGCTGGAACCCCGCTTCTGGCTCTTCCCCTACACCGCCACCCAGGATGGCAGCTGCCCGGAAAACATGCTAGATCGCGGCCGCCGTCCCGATGAGATTGCTGCTGCCATCAGGGCCATTGCCGACATTGCTAAAAACCGCCAGGAAATCCGCCTCTTCTATTTTCATGCCATCTCTTGGGCTCTTCACCCGGAAATCTGGAACCATACCTTCCCTTACCTAAAGCAGCTGGTGGCCGCCCGAGAGCTAACCGTGCGCACCATGGCCGACTATGCCGATTTCCTTAACCGGATGCAGGAAGTGCATTTTTCGTTGGAACGGATCCCCCGGGCGAGCGAAGCAAGCCCTGGCTCCTATTCCCCCGAGGCCCACCCCCGGGAATATAGCTACCGCATCACCGCCCAAAGCCCGGCCTCCTTGCGGGAACAGACCTGGGCCTTACCCTTGCCTCTCTGGCCTGCCGGTACCCGGGCTACCTTGGGCCCAGTTTGGGAACTGCGCCTGACCAACCTGGGGACAGAAGGGCGACCCCAGGGCAACTTCAGCCAGCTGGTTCACCTGGGGCCCAAGGAAACCCAGGGGATGTCAGTCCAACTGGGCTGGAGCCGGTTTTGGCTTCGCTGCTCCGCTGGGTGGGTATACCTGACCGTCGACCAGGACTTGCGCCAAGTTAACCTCCGAGTCGACCTCCGCCCGGTCGACCTCCGCCCCACTAGCCTCAATTGAAGGCAAAAAGAGTCGCTGCCCTGGATCTCGGCCCGGTACTGGGGCCAAGGGCGGGAAAAGCCGCAATTTGGGCAGGTAAACATCCCTGCTGCCAGATTATACTCCACTCAGGGGGCCACCGCCATGGGGCTGCATGGGCCAGGGGAAATAAGGGGGAGGAAAAAGAGGACAAGCACAGGACCGGACTCGATAACCAGGTCTGCCTACTGTTCCGCTACCAGAAACCCTCCCGGCTGATCCGCTAGCGAGATGGCATCGGAGCAGACGACTACGACGTTTCGCCCCTTGCCCTTAGCTTGGTAGAGGGCCTCATCGCTGAACTCCACTAAGCTCCTCACGTCATTAGCCTGGTTCGGGTAAGTGGCGATTCCTACCGACACGGTTAGGCAACCTTGGGGGAGCCGAGCCGCGGCAATATTCCTCAGGGCCCTTTCGGCAATAGCCTCAGCTTCCTGGGGACCAGTCCGGGGCAGGATAACTGCAAATTCATCGCCCCCATAGCGGGCTACAATGTCAGTCTCGCGAAAAGTCGCCCGCAAGGTCTGGGCAATCTCATAGAGGGCCTGGTTGGCTACAAAGTGCCCGAAGGTATCGTTGTACTCCTTGAAGCGGTCTACATCAACGAATAGGAGCGTTAGCGGCCAATGGGACCGGCGGGCGGCTTCGAATTCCGCCTGGAGTCGCTCCTGAAAGAAGCCATAATTATAAAGGCCGGTTAGGGCATCGCGAATGCTGGCCTCATAACGCTGTTTGGCCTCGTGTTCCTTCTGTTTGAGACTATCGGCCATGACCCCTACTGCTAGCGACATGACCGACGTCAGCCCCACCATTAGAAAGCTATCTAAGGTCTCGGCGGCTATAAAATCATGGGAATGGCGGTAAAAATGCTCGTAGCATTCGGCCGGCACAGCAATGGCCGCGCTGGTGATGGCGTTGGCCACTCCCCCGCGCAGGCCATAGTTATAGCTTAACAAGATGGCAGGAAATATATAGGCATACCAGACCAAATTGGCCAAGGGCCCCTCGCCATCAAAGAGTTCTTTGGCTAAAGGCACCGAGTAAGCAATTAAGCATAGGCCAGCGCACACATAAGGCCTGCTTATCAGGTTGGCGATGCGGATACCCTTCTCAGAAGCCATCTTTGCCACTCCCTAAGAACTAGGGTCTAGGTCATCATCAGCAGCCCATAGCCGATGACGGCCCGGCAATCACCTTTGGCCTATGCAAATCCTTGGTAGGTATAACATACCTTGCCAGTATTCCGGTGTCAAGCAAATACGGACTGTTCTTGGTTGCCGGAACCAATCAAACTAGGATCTCATAGCTTTCTCGCCGCTGGACAAAGCATCCAGGGCCAGTACCAACGCCAGCAATCTTTCCCGATTGCGCCGGTCGAGCGCCATGCTTCCCATCCCGCCGCCCCGGGTAAGCAGGCTCCGGTAGAGCAATTCAATCAGACCATTAGCAGTACGCGGGGTTGGCGGCAACTGGGCGCCCCGCTGGAGAGCTTTGACCATTGGTTTGGCGAGGTCGGGATCAAACTGGCGGCCAGACCCCTTTCTGACCTCGGTCACCACCTGGTCTGGGCTGAGAGGCTTCCGATAGGGCCGAAATGCCGTCATGGCATCCAGGGCATCGGCCAGGGCTACTATGCGAGCGCCAAGGGGAATGTCTTCCCCTTGATAACCATAATAACCAGTGCCCTGCCAGTGCTCATGATGGAGAAGGACAATGTCCAAGGGAGTAGGAACCGGTGTAGAACCGCCTGGTAGGGGTGGCCGCACCACCCGTGCCATCCCCCGGCTGCTCAATATGGCCGCTCCAACCAAAGGATGCATCCTTACCTTAGCCCATTCCACGTCGTTTAAAGGTCCCGGCTTATAGATGATTCTCCGCTCCACCTTGGTTTTGCCCAAATCGTGGAGCAGTGCCCCAGTGACCAAACAAGGGAGGTGCTGACCATCCACCCCGATGATTTCGGCTATGAAGAGCGCATAACTAGCTACCCCCAGGCTGTGTTCTAAAAGATCAG encodes:
- a CDS encoding GGDEF domain-containing protein is translated as MASEKGIRIANLISRPYVCAGLCLIAYSVPLAKELFDGEGPLANLVWYAYIFPAILLSYNYGLRGGVANAITSAAIAVPAECYEHFYRHSHDFIAAETLDSFLMVGLTSVMSLAVGVMADSLKQKEHEAKQRYEASIRDALTGLYNYGFFQERLQAEFEAARRSHWPLTLLFVDVDRFKEYNDTFGHFVANQALYEIAQTLRATFRETDIVARYGGDEFAVILPRTGPQEAEAIAERALRNIAAARLPQGCLTVSVGIATYPNQANDVRSLVEFSDEALYQAKGKGRNVVVVCSDAISLADQPGGFLVAEQ
- a CDS encoding HD domain-containing protein — encoded protein: MDTGHLLHYLNDLLEYGPDLLEHSLGVASYALFIAEIIGVDGQHLPCLVTGALLHDLGKTKVERRIIYKPGPLNDVEWAKVRMHPLVGAAILSSRGMARVVRPPLPGGSTPVPTPLDIVLLHHEHWQGTGYYGYQGEDIPLGARIVALADALDAMTAFRPYRKPLSPDQVVTEVRKGSGRQFDPDLAKPMVKALQRGAQLPPTPRTANGLIELLYRSLLTRGGGMGSMALDRRNRERLLALVLALDALSSGEKAMRS